The region GCGAGTGTGATCAATCTCCTCAATATAGAAAAGATTGTTATTGGGGGCGAGATAATGAAGGCGAAGCATCTGGTTCTGGATGGTATCGTCCAGCGATCAAAAGAGCTTTCGTTCAGGCCTTCATTCGATTCTACAAAGATCGTAGAAGGCAAACTCGGCGAAAACGCAGCCGCTGCGGGAGCCGCCTTACTTGCACATCAGGCCGAGTAATAAGCCGAAATCGAAAATATTTATTCTGCTTATTAACAAGGCTTATGTTGTTATATATTGCTTGATATGTGGAACGCGGTTATTTTTCTATTGTGTGCAATTTGCAGATTTTAGAAGTTTTAGTAAAATCATTTACGGTTTACAGTACGCAATCTTAAGTCATACGTTTGTTCTTCGGCCTTTTTCCATTTCTGTTTCAAGATATGGAAAGCGCGAGAGGTCTAATTTTGTAAATTATTCTCCGCGGGAATTCTAGAAGATGGCACAACTTTTTAATAAAAGTGCAAATAATATCGCCAAGATCAGCTTGATCATGGTGCCTATCCTCGGTGCGACTGCGTTTTTTGCTTTTACGCAGCTCGCCCGCTCATCTTATCTCACGGGGCAGTATGTGGAAAAACAGCAGCCGGTGCAGTTTAGCCACAAGCATCACGTTGGAGATGACGGCATTGATTGCCGCTATTGTCACCAGACGGTAGAGACGACCGGATCAGCAGGCATGCCGTCGACGCAGACATGTATGAATTGTCACAGCCAGTTGTTCGCAGACCAGCCGTATCTTGAGCTGGTGCGTGCAAGTTTCCGTGATAATAAGCCGATAGAATGGGAACGTGTTCACGATCTGCCGGAATATACATATTTTAATCACAGCATTCACATAGCGAAAGGTGTTGGTTGCTCGACTTGTCACGGCCAAATAGACAATATGCCTGCCGTTTACCAGGAAAGCACGCTGCAAATGGAATGGTGCATCGCATGTCACCGGGCTCCGGAGAATTTTATTCGTCCGAAATCCGAGATCTACAATATGCAGTGGCAGGACAGAGACCTTGACACGGCAGAACGCAAACAATTGAAGGCCGATTATAAGATCAGAAGCAAAGAGATGATGACGAGTTGCTCAGTCTGTCACAGATAGAGCTTATTTTGAGAGGAATCTGAATAATAATGCCCAGCCCAGCAAGCAAAACAACATTTGCCTCACTTCGCGACCAGATTTTGGCGCTTAACGGGAAGGAGTATTGGCGTAGTATCGAGGAACATGCCGATACACCCGAGTTCAGGGATTTCATTTCTGAGGAATATCCGCATGAGATCGAGGAGTGGGACAGTAGCCTAAGCCGCCGTAATTTTGTAAAGGTAATGGGAGCTTCGCTTGCTCTCGCGGGGCTTAGCGGATGTGTTATTCAGCCTAGTGAAAAGATCGTGCCGTATGTTCATCCCGTCGAGGGAATGTTGCCGGGAAAGGCTAATTTCTTCGCGACGGCGATGTCTCTTGGCGGAGTCGCGACAGGTCTTCTGGCAAAAGCATACGAGGGGCGTCCGGTAAAGATAGAAGGAAATCCAAGCCATCCTGGAAGTCGCGGAGCGACCGACGTGCTTGCTCAGGCTTCGATCCTCGGGATGTACGACCCGGACCGCTCGCAAGAAGTTACCTACCGTGGAGGCTCGAAGACCTGGGAAGCTTTCTTGAATGAGGTGCGTGCCGCTGTCGAAGAAAATCGTAAGGACGGCGGTGCGGGAGTTAGGTTTTTGACCGAAACAGTCACTTCGCCAACGCTGATCGACCAGTTTGCGAAAGTTAAGGCCGAATTGCCCAATGCAAAATGGATACAGTACGAGCCGATCAATAAAGACAACGCTCTGGCCGGAGCAAAGATGGCATTTGGCTCGCCGGTGCATACAGTCTATAAGTTTGATAAGGCAGAGCGAATTTTGTCGCTAGACGCGGACATTTTTTCAGGCTTTAACGTTGCCTACATTAAGGATTACAGCAAGGGCAAGGCGTTTTCGGAGGAGAAGAAAGAGATAAGCCGCCTTTACTGCGTCGAATCGACGATCAGCTTGACCGGTGCAAAAGCGGACCATCGTATTGCCGTCAAGCCGAGCCAAATAGCTGAAATTACAAAGGCGATTGCCAAAGCGGTCGGCGTTTCGGGGGCGAATTCAACATACACCGAAAACGCGGCATGGATCGCAGGACTCGCAAAAGACCTGTTGGCGCACAAGGGCAAATCGCTGGTTGTTGCAGGTGATAATCAGTCTCCGTTGGTTCACGCTCTTGCCCATGCTATTAATGGTGTTCTCGGAAATGCCGGTGAGACTGTGGTCTACACCGAACCGTTGTCGCCAAACTCAGACAAACTGCAGATCGAACAGCTTCGCGAACTTATTGGTGATATCGATAGCGGCCGTGTCAAGATGCTTGCCATCTTGGGCGGAAATCCGATGTACAACACTCCAGCGGACTTAAAGTTAAATGCTGAGCGCATGGCTAAAGTGCCGCTTTGTATTCATTTAGGCCTTTACTCCGACGAAACAGCTGAGTATTGCCATTGGCACGTTGCAGAGAAGCATTTTCTCGAAGGTTGGAGCGATGCTCGAGCATATGACGGAACGGCTTCTATCGTTCAGCCGCTTATACAGCCGCTTTATGACGGAAAGAGTATTCACGAAGTTGTTCAGCTCTTCTTAAGAGAGAATTTTGATAAGAAAGATCTCGACATTGTAAAAGAATATTGGCAAAAGCAGGATATCAAGGCAGCAGCAGCGGCTCCTGCAAAGGCCGAAGATAAGCTGGAATCGAAAGAGCAACACGACGGCAAAGAGGCCCTAAAAGCGTCAGCGTCGCCTACTGGCGTACCGGTCGCTGCAATTGCACCAAAGAATTTTGAAGACAATTGGCGAAAGGCGGTCCACGACGGTATCATACCGAACACTGCCGCTGTGCCGAAACCGGTGACGGCAAATTCCACCTTTTTGGGTCAGCCAGAACTAAAAACTGCGGCATCTGGTAGTCTTGAGATCGCAATTTTGCCTGATCCGTGTGTTTATGACGGTCGGTTTGTGAATAACGGGTGGCTGCAGGAATTGCCAAATCCGCTTAACAAGATCACCTGGGACAACGTTGCCCTTATCAGCCCTAAAACAGCCGCAGATCTTAAGATAAATGTCGATAACGACGCGAGGGAATTTGCTGGCGGGGCTCAGGGCAGGAGCTTTATCAATACAAAAGGCGGCAACCAGTTCTCTGATCTGGTAACGCTCACATATCAGGGCGGCAAGGTCGATAAGCCCGTTCCGATGTGGATCGCTCCGGGCCAGCCTGACGGTGTTGTGACGATTTACATGGGTTATGGCCGTACGCGTGCCGGAAAAGTCGGTAGCGGAATCGGCTACAGCGTTTTTGATATTCGCCGCTCGGATGCGATGGATCACGGCTTCGGCGACATCAAGGTGACGGGTGAGCAGACCGATATTGCGTCGACGCAGATCCACTTCAATATGGAAGGCCGCGATCTGCTGCGTGTTTGGGATATCGACACGATCGAAGAGAGCATTAAAAACGGCCACCAGCACAACGAATACGACAAGTCGATGTATCCGTACGAACAGCATCAGGCTGTTTATGAAAAGAATTACAGGTGGGGAATGTCGATCGACATTAATTCCTGCGTAGGCTGCAATGCTTGTGTTTTGGCGTGTCAATCAGAGAACAACATTCCGGTCGTGGGCAAGGAGCAGGTCAATCGCAGCCGCGAAATGCACTGGCTTCGTATTGACGCCTACTTTGAAGGCGATATGGAGAATCCCGACGGGCCTCACTTCCAGCCGGTGCTTTGCCAGCAGTGCGAACAGGCTCCGTGTGAAGTCGTCTGTCCTGTTCATGCTACGGTTCACAGTGCTGAAGGCCTTAACGACATGGTCTACAACCGCTGTGTCGGAACTCGATACTGTTCTAATAACTGTCCGTATAAGGTTCGCCGCTTTAATTTCCTGCTTTATCAGGACTGGAACACCCCTCAATATAAGCTAATGCGAAACCCGGAGGTTTCGATCCGTAGTCGTGGTGTGATGGAGAAGTGTACATATTGCACGCAGCGAATCTCGCAGGCACGTATCGAGGCTGAAAAGGATGGTCGCAAAGTACGAGACGGCGAGGTCGTGACTGCTTGTCAGTCTGCTTGCCCGGCGGACGCTATCATCTTTGGAGACATAAGTGATCCGAACAGCCGTGTTGCGAAGGCGAAGAAGGATCACCGCAACTATAATCTGCTCAATGAGTTGAATACGCAGCCGCGAACGACATACCTTGCAGGGCTGAAGAACCAGAACAAGGAAATGCCGGATTATAAGCCGCATGTTCAAAAAGGCCATGGAACTGAAGAGGCAAAGCCTAAACCGGGAGGCGAAAAACACTAAATGTTGAACGAAGACAAAGACCTTCAACAAAAGCTTCACCCGGCCATGATCGAGGGCGACCATAATTTGGCAAGCGTCACCGACAAGATCAGCGACGTTACGCTCAAGAAGCGAACGCCGTTCCATTGGTTTATTGGGTTCGGTATTGCGTTCATGATCGCACAGATGCTTCTGTTCTCGGTCATTTGGCTTCTCGCGAACGGTATCGGTATTTGGGGAAACAACCAACCAGTTGGTTGGGCATTCGACATTATCAATTTCGTCTGGTGGATCGGTATTGGCCATGCCGGAACGTTGATCTCGGCCATTTTGCTGCTTCTTAATCAGAAGTGGCGAACGTCAATCAACCGTTTTGCCGAGGCAATGACCCTATTTGCTGTCGCCTGCGCCGCTATGTTTCCGCTTCTGCACACCGGGCGTCCGTGGCTGGCTGCGTATTGGCTGTTTCCGTATCCGAATACGATGGGCATCTGGCCCAATTTTCGCTCGCCTTTAATTTGGGACGTTTTCGCGGTTTCTACGTATGCAACGGTTTCCGCCTTGTTCTGGTATGTCGGTTTAATACCCGATCTAGCAACGCTTCGCGACAGGGCAAAGAACAAATATTTCAAGTTCGTTTATGCAGCCTTGTCATGGGGCTGGCGCGGTTCGGCGAGACACTGGCATCGTTATGAGATCACATATTTGATCCTTGCCGGACTTTCGACACCTCTTGTGCTTTCAGTTCACTCGATCGTGTCATTAGACTTCTCGGTGTCGCAGGTGCCTGGCTGGCATGCTACCATCTTTCCGCCGTACTTCGTCGCCGGTGCTATCTTTGCCGGCTTCGCGATGGTTCTGATCCTTTGTATCCCGCTGCGTCACTTGTACGGGATGAAGGATTTTATTACGCATACGCACCTCGTTTATATGGGCAAGGTGATGCTCGCGACCGGTTTGATCGTGGTCTACGGCTACGCGATGGAGGCTTTTTTTGGCTGGTACAGCGCTTCGCAATACGAAGTCTTCATGGTCAAGAACCGAATCTGGGAAGGCCCGTATTGGTGGTCGTATTGGCTGCTTATCTTTTGTAACGGCATCTCGATCCAATTTTTGTGGTTCAAGCGGTTCAGGGAAAGTGAGTTCTGGCTCTTCGTGATCTCGATCGTCGTTAGCGTCGGAATGTGGCTTGAGCGTTTCGTTATTATCGTAACAAGTCTGCACCGTGATTTTCTCCCGTCTTCGTGGGCGATGTACAGTCCGCAGGTTTTCGATTGGTCAATGTTCATTGGCACGATCGGATTTTTCTTTACACTGATCTACTTGTTTGTCAGGTTTGTGCCGATGATTTCGATATTTGAAGTCAGAACGCTGTTGCCTGAGGCAAATGTGCACGGGCATCAGCAGGATTTCGAAGAAAATGTGAATGAGGTCGAATATACATACGACCGGACCGACCCGCCCGGATCAAAGAGCTAGGTTTGGGAATGAGTAATGGCGGTAATTTGAAAAAGGTAGCAGTCATCGGAGCCGGTCCGGCCGGAATGACCGCAGCCTATCAAGCCTCAAAGCAAAAGGACGTTGAGGTCACGTTGTTTGAAATAAGCGGCAGCGTCGGCGGACTTGCCAAGAGCATTACGCTGTGGGATCAAAAGGTTGATATCGGGCCGCATAGATTTTTTTCATCCGATTCAAGGGTGAACGAATTTTGGCTTGAGGTTGTTGAGAATAAGTATGAGATGGTCGATAGGCTGACCCGGATCTTTTATAACAACCGGTTCTTCTATTACCCGCTCAAGCCGCTTGATGCTTTTGCAAAACTGGGGGTTTTTGAAACAACCAGATGTGTTCTTAGCTATTTGAAAGAGAAATTGTCGCCGACGGAAGTTCGCGGAGACTTCGAAACGTGGGTCACGAGCCGTTTTGGTAAAAGGCTTTTTGAGGTTTTTTTTAAGACCTACTCTGAAAAGTTGTGGGGAATACGTTGTACCGAGCTCGATGCAGACTTTGCCGCACAGCGGATCAAAAAGCTTTCGTTGATGGAAGCGGTAAAGAATGCATTCTTTGGCGGCGGCAAACATAAGACGCTGGTCGATCAGTTTGCTTACCCGATCGGCGGAACCGGAATGGTCTATGAGTTGATGGCCGAGAAGTTTCAGGCCAATGGCGGCAAGCTTAGGCTTAACACCGGAGTTGAGAAAGTCGTGACGGAGTACGAGACCGCTACCGGTTTGGTGCTCACGACTGGTGAGGAATTGAAATTTGACTATGTGGTTTCGACGATGCCGCTGTCGCTTTTGGTCTCACGGCTCGAAGAGGCTCCGGATGCGATCAGGGAAAAGGCCAATTCGCTGAAGTTCAGGAACACCATTCTGGTTTATTTGAACGTTGATGCAACGGAACTGTTCAAGGACAATTGGCTTTATGTTCATTCGCCATCTTTGAATTGCGGGCGAATTACGAACTTCCGGAATTGGGTGCCGTATCTGTACGGCGATGAAAAAACTTCCATTTTGTGTATGGAGTTCTGGTGCCAGGAAGAAGACGAAATGTGGCACATGCCCGACGACGATCTGATCGAGATGGGCAAAAAGGAGATCAGGCAGACAGGACTGATCGGCGATGCAGAGGTCTTGGATGGCAAGGTTTATAGAATTAACCGGTGCTATCCGATATATTCGATGGGTTATAGAGAGATCTTAGAGCCGATCGAGGACTACTTGAAAACCGTAAAGAATTTGATGCCGATTGGGCGATACGGAGCATTTAAGTACAACAATCAAGACCATTCGATCCTGATGGGGTTGCTGGCGGCAGAGAATATTTTGAATAACAAAGGAAATAACCTTTGGGAAATAAACACTGATTACGACGAGTATCAGGAAGCTTCGATAATAACGAAAACGGGCTTGCAGAAGCAGTAGCTGAGTATGAAGGAAAATCTTCACGGAATAATGGCAGAATTTGACACGGCGACCCAGCTTGTCGATGCCGCGCGGCGTGTTCGCGACGCGGGCTATGTCAAGACCGATGCGTTTTCGCCGTTCCCGCTTCACGAGATCGACGAAGCTCTTGGCGTCAAGCGGAGCATTTTGCCCTATTTAATATTTGCAGGCGGCATTACTGGACTGGTTGCCGGTCTTGGACTTCAATATTTCGTGCATGTTGTCGACTGGCCGATCATCGTAGGCGGCAGGCCGCATTTCAGCCTACCGGCATTTATTCCGGCGTCATATGAATTGACGATCCTGTTCTCAGCCTTTGTGGCGGTTTTTGGAATGTTGTTTATGAACGGGCTGCCATCTCCGTATCATCCGGTATTTAACGTGCCCAGATTTGCTTTGGCGACGCGTGAAAAGTTCTTTCTTATTATAGAATCCGCCGATCCGAAATACGACTACGAAAAAACCAGAAGCTTTATGGAAGGCCTGGGCGGACAGGAGGTCTTTGATGTTGAAGAATAAGTCTAAAGTTCAAGACTCAAAGTCCAGAATCGGAGCTTACTGCTTACTGCTCACTGCTTTCTGCTTACTTGCTTCTGCTTGCGGCGTCCGGTTTGATATGCAGGACCAGCCGCGGTACAAGGCTTATAAGAAGATCGACGATAAACGAGCTTGGCCTGCAAAGGTGGAAGGAACGGTCGCTCGGGGTCAGTTGAACGACAATAAGGCGTTCTACACGGGCAAGATCGATAATCCAAATCTGAACGCTCCTGTTGCGACCACCACAGACGCGTCGGGAAACACGCTTGTTTCAAGCTTCCCAAATGATATTGACGAATTTCCTCTGCCGGTCACAAAAGAACTTGTTGACCGAGGTCAGGAGAGGTACAACATTAACTGTATCGTTTGTCACGGCCCTATAGGCAATGGCGATGGAATGGTCGTGCGGCGCGGTTTTCCAAAACCGCCGACATATCATGACGACCGGCTGCGAAATGCCCCTGTCGGACATTTCTTTGATGTGATGACGAACGGATGGGGCAGGATGAGCAGCTATGCTTATCAAATCCCGCCCGCCGACCGCTGGGCGATAGTCGCCTATATCCGTGCTCTTCAAGTAAGCCAGAATCCGGATGAGAATTTGAAGATGAATTCAAATACAGAAATCAAAACTGAGCCGCATAAAACCGGAGGACACGAGTAAATGGCGAATTCCGGCAATTACATGGCTCCGAATGAGATCAGCCGACTGCGAACGGTGGCACTCGGCATTGGCGGCATCGCATTGATATTGTGGGCGGTTGGGGCTTACTTCAATGTTGAGCAGGCCCTGAGGTCGTGGCTGCTCGGATTTATCTTCTGGGGCGGCATCGGCATTGGCTCACTTGGTGTGTTGATGCTGCAATATTTGACAGGCGGGGCTTGGGGGGTTGTGATCCGAAGGATGCTTGAGGCCGGATCAAGGACACTGCCCTTGATCGCCTTGATGTTCATTCCGCTCGCGATTGGCGTTTACACGCATAAGGTTTACGAATGGACAA is a window of Chloracidobacterium sp. DNA encoding:
- a CDS encoding cytochrome c; this translates as MQDQPRYKAYKKIDDKRAWPAKVEGTVARGQLNDNKAFYTGKIDNPNLNAPVATTTDASGNTLVSSFPNDIDEFPLPVTKELVDRGQERYNINCIVCHGPIGNGDGMVVRRGFPKPPTYHDDRLRNAPVGHFFDVMTNGWGRMSSYAYQIPPADRWAIVAYIRALQVSQNPDENLKMNSNTEIKTEPHKTGGHE
- a CDS encoding cytochrome c3 family protein produces the protein MAQLFNKSANNIAKISLIMVPILGATAFFAFTQLARSSYLTGQYVEKQQPVQFSHKHHVGDDGIDCRYCHQTVETTGSAGMPSTQTCMNCHSQLFADQPYLELVRASFRDNKPIEWERVHDLPEYTYFNHSIHIAKGVGCSTCHGQIDNMPAVYQESTLQMEWCIACHRAPENFIRPKSEIYNMQWQDRDLDTAERKQLKADYKIRSKEMMTSCSVCHR
- a CDS encoding TAT-variant-translocated molybdopterin oxidoreductase, producing MPSPASKTTFASLRDQILALNGKEYWRSIEEHADTPEFRDFISEEYPHEIEEWDSSLSRRNFVKVMGASLALAGLSGCVIQPSEKIVPYVHPVEGMLPGKANFFATAMSLGGVATGLLAKAYEGRPVKIEGNPSHPGSRGATDVLAQASILGMYDPDRSQEVTYRGGSKTWEAFLNEVRAAVEENRKDGGAGVRFLTETVTSPTLIDQFAKVKAELPNAKWIQYEPINKDNALAGAKMAFGSPVHTVYKFDKAERILSLDADIFSGFNVAYIKDYSKGKAFSEEKKEISRLYCVESTISLTGAKADHRIAVKPSQIAEITKAIAKAVGVSGANSTYTENAAWIAGLAKDLLAHKGKSLVVAGDNQSPLVHALAHAINGVLGNAGETVVYTEPLSPNSDKLQIEQLRELIGDIDSGRVKMLAILGGNPMYNTPADLKLNAERMAKVPLCIHLGLYSDETAEYCHWHVAEKHFLEGWSDARAYDGTASIVQPLIQPLYDGKSIHEVVQLFLRENFDKKDLDIVKEYWQKQDIKAAAAAPAKAEDKLESKEQHDGKEALKASASPTGVPVAAIAPKNFEDNWRKAVHDGIIPNTAAVPKPVTANSTFLGQPELKTAASGSLEIAILPDPCVYDGRFVNNGWLQELPNPLNKITWDNVALISPKTAADLKINVDNDAREFAGGAQGRSFINTKGGNQFSDLVTLTYQGGKVDKPVPMWIAPGQPDGVVTIYMGYGRTRAGKVGSGIGYSVFDIRRSDAMDHGFGDIKVTGEQTDIASTQIHFNMEGRDLLRVWDIDTIEESIKNGHQHNEYDKSMYPYEQHQAVYEKNYRWGMSIDINSCVGCNACVLACQSENNIPVVGKEQVNRSREMHWLRIDAYFEGDMENPDGPHFQPVLCQQCEQAPCEVVCPVHATVHSAEGLNDMVYNRCVGTRYCSNNCPYKVRRFNFLLYQDWNTPQYKLMRNPEVSIRSRGVMEKCTYCTQRISQARIEAEKDGRKVRDGEVVTACQSACPADAIIFGDISDPNSRVAKAKKDHRNYNLLNELNTQPRTTYLAGLKNQNKEMPDYKPHVQKGHGTEEAKPKPGGEKH
- the nrfD gene encoding polysulfide reductase NrfD gives rise to the protein MLNEDKDLQQKLHPAMIEGDHNLASVTDKISDVTLKKRTPFHWFIGFGIAFMIAQMLLFSVIWLLANGIGIWGNNQPVGWAFDIINFVWWIGIGHAGTLISAILLLLNQKWRTSINRFAEAMTLFAVACAAMFPLLHTGRPWLAAYWLFPYPNTMGIWPNFRSPLIWDVFAVSTYATVSALFWYVGLIPDLATLRDRAKNKYFKFVYAALSWGWRGSARHWHRYEITYLILAGLSTPLVLSVHSIVSLDFSVSQVPGWHATIFPPYFVAGAIFAGFAMVLILCIPLRHLYGMKDFITHTHLVYMGKVMLATGLIVVYGYAMEAFFGWYSASQYEVFMVKNRIWEGPYWWSYWLLIFCNGISIQFLWFKRFRESEFWLFVISIVVSVGMWLERFVIIVTSLHRDFLPSSWAMYSPQVFDWSMFIGTIGFFFTLIYLFVRFVPMISIFEVRTLLPEANVHGHQQDFEENVNEVEYTYDRTDPPGSKS
- a CDS encoding FAD-dependent oxidoreductase → MSNGGNLKKVAVIGAGPAGMTAAYQASKQKDVEVTLFEISGSVGGLAKSITLWDQKVDIGPHRFFSSDSRVNEFWLEVVENKYEMVDRLTRIFYNNRFFYYPLKPLDAFAKLGVFETTRCVLSYLKEKLSPTEVRGDFETWVTSRFGKRLFEVFFKTYSEKLWGIRCTELDADFAAQRIKKLSLMEAVKNAFFGGGKHKTLVDQFAYPIGGTGMVYELMAEKFQANGGKLRLNTGVEKVVTEYETATGLVLTTGEELKFDYVVSTMPLSLLVSRLEEAPDAIREKANSLKFRNTILVYLNVDATELFKDNWLYVHSPSLNCGRITNFRNWVPYLYGDEKTSILCMEFWCQEEDEMWHMPDDDLIEMGKKEIRQTGLIGDAEVLDGKVYRINRCYPIYSMGYREILEPIEDYLKTVKNLMPIGRYGAFKYNNQDHSILMGLLAAENILNNKGNNLWEINTDYDEYQEASIITKTGLQKQ
- a CDS encoding DUF3341 domain-containing protein — its product is MAEFDTATQLVDAARRVRDAGYVKTDAFSPFPLHEIDEALGVKRSILPYLIFAGGITGLVAGLGLQYFVHVVDWPIIVGGRPHFSLPAFIPASYELTILFSAFVAVFGMLFMNGLPSPYHPVFNVPRFALATREKFFLIIESADPKYDYEKTRSFMEGLGGQEVFDVEE